Proteins co-encoded in one Ponticoccus alexandrii genomic window:
- a CDS encoding NAD(P)/FAD-dependent oxidoreductase, whose translation MQVRTLILGAGAAGMMAAAHAGPGTLIVDHAASPGEKIRISGGGRCNFTNLHCGPEAFLGANAHFHKSALARYTQWDFLDLVGRYGIAWHEKTLGQLFCDGKATQIVEMLRQEMAQAGADLWLKTTVAGVTHADGLFRAALDREGRRETVTAGALILATGGKSIPKMGATGLAYDLARQFGHAITETRPALVPLVFEKGRFAGISGVSTPARLSNDRAGFDEALLFTHRGLSGPAILQISSYWREGEEIVTNLFPGTDLSEVLKSARAAEGRRSLTTELARHLPQRLVAHLGESLDLTGNLADLSDRRIAALTESLTGWRLKPAASEGYRTAEVTLGGIDTDGFDSRTMMSKTLPGLYAIGEALDVTGWLGGYNFQWAWASAMAAARHRAG comes from the coding sequence ATGCAAGTCCGCACCCTGATCCTTGGCGCCGGCGCCGCCGGCATGATGGCCGCCGCCCACGCCGGCCCCGGCACGCTGATCGTCGATCACGCCGCCAGCCCCGGCGAGAAGATCCGCATCTCGGGTGGCGGGCGCTGCAACTTCACCAACCTGCACTGCGGGCCAGAGGCCTTCCTCGGCGCCAATGCGCATTTCCATAAGTCCGCGCTGGCGCGCTACACACAGTGGGACTTCCTCGACCTCGTCGGGCGCTACGGCATCGCCTGGCACGAAAAGACGCTGGGCCAGCTGTTCTGCGACGGCAAGGCCACGCAGATCGTCGAGATGCTGCGGCAGGAGATGGCGCAGGCCGGGGCCGATCTCTGGCTGAAGACCACGGTGGCGGGCGTGACCCATGCGGACGGGCTCTTTCGCGCGGCGCTGGACCGCGAGGGACGGCGCGAGACCGTCACCGCCGGGGCGCTGATCCTTGCGACCGGGGGCAAGTCGATCCCCAAGATGGGCGCCACCGGCCTTGCCTACGACCTCGCCCGGCAGTTCGGTCATGCCATCACCGAGACCCGCCCGGCCCTCGTGCCGCTGGTCTTCGAAAAGGGCCGCTTCGCCGGGATCTCGGGCGTTTCGACCCCGGCGCGGCTGTCGAACGACCGGGCGGGCTTTGACGAGGCGCTGCTCTTCACCCACCGGGGCCTGTCCGGACCGGCGATCCTGCAGATCTCCAGCTACTGGCGCGAGGGCGAAGAGATCGTCACCAATCTCTTCCCCGGCACCGACCTGTCGGAGGTGCTGAAATCCGCACGCGCCGCAGAGGGTCGCCGGTCGCTGACCACCGAACTGGCCCGGCACCTGCCGCAGCGCCTTGTTGCGCATCTGGGCGAGAGCCTCGACCTGACGGGCAATCTCGCAGACCTTTCGGACCGCCGGATTGCCGCCCTGACCGAAAGCCTGACCGGCTGGCGCCTGAAGCCCGCCGCGAGCGAGGGCTACCGCACCGCCGAAGTCACGCTGGGCGGCATCGACACCGACGGCTTCGACAGCCGCACGATGATGTCGAAGACCCTGCCCGGCCTCTATGCGATAGGCGAGGCGCTGGACGTCACCGGGTGGCTGGGCGGCTACAACTTCCAGTGGGCCTGGGCCTCGGCCATGGCCGCCGCCCGGCATCGCGCGGGCTGA
- the ftsW gene encoding putative lipid II flippase FtsW, whose product MTEMVYGTVPVKGGEPVLPKWWRTVDKWALSCILMLFGMGILLGLAASPPLAERNGLTPFHYVQRQAFFGGLAMIAMLLTSMMTPLMVRRLAVIGFLVTFVALALLPFFGTDFGKGAVRWYSLGFASLQPSEFLKPMFVIAAAWMMAAGQELGGPPGRLYSFVLCFAIVMMLAVQPDFGQAALVLFGWGVMWFVGGAPMVLLVGLAGLVVMGGMLAYNSSEHFARRIDGFLSPDVDPTTQLGYATNAIREGGFFGVGVGEGQVKWSLPDAHTDFIIAVAAEEYGLVMVLAIIALYATIVVRSFIRLMRERDPFIRLAGTGLAAIFGVQAMINMGVAVRLLPAKGMTLPFVSYGGSSLIAGGIAVGMLLAFTRARPQGEIGDILRGRRQG is encoded by the coding sequence ATGACAGAGATGGTTTATGGCACGGTACCCGTGAAGGGTGGCGAGCCGGTCCTCCCCAAGTGGTGGCGGACGGTGGACAAATGGGCCTTGTCCTGCATTCTGATGCTGTTCGGGATGGGGATACTTCTGGGGCTGGCGGCCTCTCCGCCGCTGGCCGAGCGCAATGGGCTGACGCCATTCCACTACGTGCAGCGGCAGGCCTTCTTCGGCGGGCTGGCGATGATCGCCATGTTGCTGACTTCGATGATGACGCCGCTGATGGTGCGGCGCCTCGCCGTCATCGGCTTCCTTGTGACCTTCGTGGCGCTGGCCCTGCTGCCGTTCTTCGGCACCGATTTCGGGAAGGGCGCCGTGCGCTGGTACAGCCTTGGCTTCGCCTCGTTGCAGCCCTCCGAGTTCCTGAAGCCGATGTTCGTCATCGCCGCGGCCTGGATGATGGCCGCGGGGCAGGAGCTTGGCGGCCCGCCGGGGCGGCTGTATTCCTTTGTCCTGTGCTTCGCGATCGTGATGATGCTGGCGGTGCAGCCCGACTTCGGTCAGGCCGCGCTGGTGCTGTTCGGTTGGGGCGTCATGTGGTTTGTGGGCGGTGCGCCCATGGTGCTACTTGTGGGGCTGGCCGGGCTGGTCGTCATGGGCGGAATGCTGGCCTATAATTCCTCCGAGCACTTTGCGCGCCGCATCGACGGCTTCCTGTCGCCGGATGTCGATCCGACCACCCAGCTTGGCTATGCCACGAACGCGATCCGCGAGGGTGGCTTCTTTGGCGTCGGCGTGGGCGAGGGGCAGGTGAAATGGTCGCTGCCCGACGCGCATACGGACTTTATCATCGCCGTCGCCGCCGAGGAATACGGCCTTGTCATGGTTCTGGCGATCATCGCGCTTTACGCGACCATCGTGGTGCGCAGCTTCATCCGGCTGATGCGCGAGCGCGACCCCTTTATCCGCCTTGCCGGCACCGGCCTTGCGGCCATTTTCGGCGTGCAGGCGATGATCAACATGGGCGTCGCGGTGCGCCTGCTGCCCGCCAAGGGCATGACCCTGCCCTTTGTCAGCTATGGCGGCTCGTCGCTGATTGCGGGCGGCATCGCCGTCGGCATGCTGCTGGCCTTCACCCGGGCCCGTCCGCAGGGCGAGATCGGGGACATCCTGCGCGGACGGCGTCAGGGCTAG
- a CDS encoding UDP-N-acetylglucosamine--N-acetylmuramyl-(pentapeptide) pyrophosphoryl-undecaprenol N-acetylglucosamine transferase, whose translation MAGQRPLLVMAAGGTGGHMFPAQALAEIMLRRGWRVKLSTDARGARYTGGFPHSVEIEQVSSATFARGGPLARLGVPFRIAGGVLSMARRMRRDRPSVVVGFGGYPSIPALGAARLLKLPRMIHEQNGVLGKVNTFFADKVDAVACGIWPTTLPEGVEAFHTGNPVRMAVLERAAAGYIAPGPYPMSVLVIGGSQGARTLSDVVPPALAGLPLDMVQNLRVSHQARDEDGERVATYYAENGLQADVQPFFQDVPARMSEAQLVISRSGASSVADIAVIGRPSILIPYPHATGDHQNANARALVEAGAAIRIPEARLTIESLTDAIQSILSNESGAIQMQRAALSVAKPEAAEELAALVEHLAGTRPYLQAEQENEGMGHEGPGA comes from the coding sequence ATGGCGGGGCAAAGGCCTCTGTTGGTCATGGCGGCAGGCGGCACGGGCGGGCATATGTTCCCCGCGCAGGCGCTGGCGGAGATCATGCTGCGGCGGGGCTGGCGCGTGAAGCTGTCCACCGATGCGCGCGGCGCACGCTACACCGGCGGCTTTCCCCATTCGGTCGAGATCGAGCAGGTTTCCAGCGCGACCTTCGCGCGGGGCGGGCCGCTTGCCAGGCTTGGCGTGCCCTTCCGCATCGCTGGTGGCGTGCTGTCCATGGCGCGGCGGATGCGCCGGGACCGGCCCTCGGTCGTCGTGGGCTTCGGCGGCTACCCCTCGATCCCGGCGCTGGGGGCTGCGCGTCTGCTGAAGCTGCCGCGCATGATCCACGAGCAGAACGGCGTTCTGGGCAAGGTCAACACCTTCTTCGCCGACAAGGTCGACGCGGTGGCCTGCGGCATATGGCCGACCACGCTGCCCGAGGGCGTCGAGGCTTTCCACACCGGCAATCCGGTCCGCATGGCGGTTCTGGAACGGGCGGCGGCGGGCTACATCGCCCCCGGACCCTACCCGATGTCGGTGCTGGTGATCGGCGGCAGCCAGGGCGCGCGGACGCTGTCGGATGTGGTGCCGCCGGCTCTGGCCGGTTTGCCGCTGGACATGGTGCAGAACCTGCGCGTCAGCCATCAGGCCCGCGACGAAGATGGCGAACGCGTCGCCACCTATTACGCCGAGAACGGGCTTCAGGCCGATGTGCAGCCGTTCTTTCAGGACGTGCCCGCGAGGATGTCCGAGGCGCAACTGGTAATCTCGCGCTCGGGCGCCTCTTCGGTGGCGGATATCGCGGTGATCGGACGCCCGTCGATCCTGATCCCCTATCCCCACGCCACTGGCGACCACCAGAACGCCAATGCCCGCGCGCTGGTCGAGGCGGGCGCGGCGATCCGCATCCCCGAGGCACGGCTGACCATCGAAAGCCTCACCGATGCGATCCAGTCGATCCTGTCGAACGAAAGCGGCGCGATACAGATGCAAAGGGCGGCGCTGAGCGTCGCCAAACCCGAGGCCGCCGAGGAACTGGCGGCCCTCGTGGAACACTTGGCCGGGACAAGGCCTTACCTACAGGCAGAACAAGAAAACGAGGGCATGGGACATGAAGGACCTGGAGCTTGA
- the murC gene encoding UDP-N-acetylmuramate--L-alanine ligase, which yields MTGATKLPGDVGAIHFVGIGGIGMSGIAEVLLNHGYGVQGSDLKASKITKRLAEMGARVFEGQRAENLEGADVVVISSAIKPGNPELDEARRRGLPVVRRAEMLAELMRLKSNIAIAGTHGKTTTTTMVATLLDAGQFDPTVVNGGIIHAYGSNARMGQGEWMVVEADESDGTFNRLPATIAIVTNIDPEHMEHWGTIENLRQGFYDFVSNIPFYGLAVCCTDHPEVQALVGRVTDRRVTTYGFNAQADVRAVNLRYEKGVAHFDVAFQVSGDVIEGCTLPMPGDHNVSNALSAIAVARHLGMSADEIRAALAAFGGVNRRFTRVGEVNGVTVIDDYGHHPVEIAAVLKAARQATEGRVIAVHQPHRYSRLSHHFDEFCTCFNEADVVAIAEVFAAGEEPIPGATRDDLVAGLVRHGHRHARAIRDEDDLERLVREQAQPGDMVVCLGAGTISAWANGLPERLKG from the coding sequence ATGACAGGGGCGACCAAGCTGCCCGGAGACGTGGGGGCGATCCACTTCGTCGGCATCGGCGGCATCGGCATGTCCGGCATCGCCGAGGTGCTGCTGAACCACGGCTACGGGGTGCAGGGCTCTGACCTGAAAGCCTCGAAGATCACCAAGCGGCTGGCCGAGATGGGTGCGCGCGTCTTCGAAGGCCAGCGGGCCGAGAACCTCGAAGGCGCGGACGTGGTGGTGATTTCCTCGGCGATCAAGCCGGGCAACCCCGAGCTGGACGAGGCGCGCCGCCGTGGCCTGCCCGTCGTGCGCCGGGCCGAGATGCTGGCCGAGCTGATGCGCCTGAAGTCCAACATCGCCATCGCGGGCACGCATGGCAAGACGACCACCACCACCATGGTCGCCACGCTGCTCGACGCGGGCCAGTTCGACCCAACCGTGGTCAACGGCGGGATCATCCACGCCTATGGCTCGAACGCGCGGATGGGGCAGGGCGAGTGGATGGTGGTCGAGGCCGACGAGAGCGACGGCACCTTCAACCGCCTGCCCGCCACCATCGCCATCGTGACCAATATCGACCCCGAGCACATGGAGCACTGGGGCACCATCGAGAACCTGCGTCAGGGCTTTTACGACTTCGTGTCCAACATCCCCTTCTACGGGCTGGCGGTCTGCTGCACCGATCACCCCGAGGTGCAGGCGCTGGTGGGTCGTGTCACCGACCGCCGCGTGACCACCTACGGCTTCAACGCGCAGGCGGACGTGCGCGCGGTGAACCTGCGTTACGAAAAGGGCGTGGCGCATTTCGACGTGGCCTTCCAGGTCTCGGGCGACGTGATCGAGGGCTGCACCCTGCCGATGCCGGGCGACCACAACGTGTCGAACGCGCTGTCGGCGATTGCCGTGGCGCGCCACCTCGGCATGTCGGCGGACGAGATCCGCGCGGCGCTTGCCGCCTTCGGCGGTGTCAACCGGCGCTTCACCCGGGTGGGTGAAGTGAACGGCGTGACGGTCATCGACGACTACGGCCATCACCCGGTCGAGATCGCCGCCGTGCTCAAGGCCGCCCGTCAGGCGACCGAGGGCCGGGTCATCGCCGTGCACCAGCCGCACCGCTACTCGCGCCTGTCGCATCACTTCGACGAGTTCTGCACCTGCTTCAACGAGGCCGACGTGGTCGCGATTGCCGAGGTTTTTGCCGCCGGTGAAGAGCCGATCCCCGGTGCCACGCGCGACGACCTTGTCGCGGGCCTCGTGCGCCACGGCCACCGCCATGCCCGCGCGATCCGCGACGAGGACGACCTGGAGCGGCTGGTGCGCGAACAGGCACAGCCGGGCGACATGGTGGTCTGCCTCGGCGCGGGGACGATCAGCGCCTGGGCCAATGGTCTGCCGGAGCGTTTGAAGGGCTGA
- a CDS encoding DUF2484 family protein — translation MTISLMLACLWAVAANVLAILPSRDNHWTRAYWLIGVGIPLLGYVTYQNGPWIGLIVLFAGMSVLRWPLRYLGAWVKRRTTG, via the coding sequence ATGACCATCTCACTCATGTTGGCCTGCCTCTGGGCGGTGGCGGCCAACGTCTTGGCAATTCTCCCCTCGCGAGACAATCACTGGACCCGGGCTTATTGGCTGATCGGGGTAGGCATCCCGCTGCTGGGCTATGTCACCTACCAGAACGGGCCGTGGATCGGGCTGATCGTGCTTTTTGCGGGGATGAGCGTCCTGCGCTGGCCCCTGCGCTACCTCGGCGCTTGGGTAAAGCGGCGCACGACGGGCTGA
- the murB gene encoding UDP-N-acetylmuramate dehydrogenase produces MIQMPQTRGRLTPDRPLNDLTWLRVGGPADWLFQPADRADLKAFLAALDPAVPVFPMGVGSNLIVRDGGLRAVVIRLGRGFNGISVEGMRVTVGAAALDAHVAKRAAEAGVDLTFLRTIPGSIGGAVRMNAGCYGTYTADHLKAVTVVLRDGREAVLDAAALDLEYRQSSLPEGAVIVEAVFEGLPGDPAALVARMEAQLKKRDETQPTKDRTAGSTFRNPAGFSSTGQADDVHDLKAWKVIDEAGMRGATLGGAQMSPKHSNFLVNAGGATAADLESLGEEVRKRVFQHSGIELHWEIMRVGEAG; encoded by the coding sequence ATGATCCAGATGCCCCAGACCCGTGGCCGGCTGACCCCCGACCGTCCCCTGAACGACCTGACCTGGCTGCGCGTCGGCGGTCCCGCGGACTGGTTGTTCCAGCCCGCCGACCGCGCGGACCTGAAGGCGTTTCTGGCGGCGCTGGACCCGGCGGTGCCGGTTTTTCCGATGGGCGTCGGGTCCAACCTGATCGTGCGGGACGGCGGGCTGCGGGCCGTGGTCATCCGTCTGGGCCGGGGCTTCAACGGGATCTCGGTCGAGGGCATGCGGGTCACCGTGGGCGCCGCGGCGCTGGATGCTCATGTGGCCAAGCGCGCCGCCGAGGCGGGCGTCGACCTGACCTTCCTGCGCACCATCCCTGGCAGCATCGGCGGCGCCGTGCGCATGAACGCCGGATGCTACGGCACCTATACCGCCGATCACCTCAAGGCGGTGACCGTGGTGCTGCGCGACGGTCGCGAGGCGGTTCTGGACGCCGCCGCGCTGGACTTGGAATACCGGCAGAGCAGCCTGCCCGAGGGCGCGGTGATCGTCGAGGCGGTCTTCGAGGGTCTGCCGGGTGATCCCGCCGCGCTGGTCGCGCGCATGGAGGCGCAGCTGAAGAAGCGCGACGAGACCCAGCCCACCAAGGACCGCACCGCTGGCAGCACCTTCCGCAACCCGGCCGGGTTCTCCTCGACCGGGCAGGCGGATGACGTGCACGATCTGAAGGCCTGGAAGGTCATCGACGAGGCCGGAATGCGCGGCGCCACGCTGGGCGGCGCGCAGATGAGCCCGAAGCATTCGAACTTTCTTGTCAACGCCGGAGGGGCCACCGCGGCGGACCTCGAATCACTTGGCGAGGAAGTGCGAAAAAGGGTTTTCCAACACAGCGGAATAGAGTTACACTGGGAAATCATGCGGGTCGGCGAAGCAGGATAA
- a CDS encoding D-alanine--D-alanine ligase, with translation MSSRALPKVAVLKGGPSAEREVSLVSGRECAAALRGEGYDVTEVDAGPDLVTRLQALKPDVVFNALHGRWGEDGCVQGVMEWLRLPYTHSGVLASALAMDKERTKQVYRAAGLPVCESLLADKAEVMARHVMAPPYVVKPYNEGSSVGVYLVDKGANTPPRLSADMPGVVMVEAFAPGRELTTTVMGDRALGVTDIVTDGWYDYDAKYKAGGSRHVCPAEIPAEITEACLDYALRAHRALGCRGVSRTDFRWDEDRGLAGLILLETNTQPGMTPTSLSPEHAGLVGLTFGQFCGWMVEDASCDR, from the coding sequence ATGTCGAGCAGGGCACTCCCGAAGGTGGCGGTATTGAAGGGCGGACCCTCGGCTGAACGCGAGGTCTCGCTGGTTTCCGGTCGGGAATGTGCCGCCGCCCTGAGGGGCGAAGGATATGATGTCACCGAGGTGGATGCCGGGCCGGACCTGGTCACCCGGTTGCAGGCGCTGAAGCCCGACGTGGTCTTCAATGCGCTGCACGGGCGTTGGGGCGAGGATGGTTGCGTGCAGGGCGTGATGGAGTGGCTGCGGCTGCCCTACACCCATTCCGGCGTGCTGGCCTCGGCGCTGGCCATGGACAAGGAACGGACCAAGCAGGTCTACCGTGCCGCCGGCCTGCCTGTCTGCGAGAGCCTTCTGGCCGACAAGGCCGAGGTCATGGCGCGGCATGTCATGGCGCCGCCCTATGTGGTCAAGCCCTATAACGAAGGCTCTTCGGTGGGCGTCTATCTTGTCGACAAGGGCGCCAACACGCCGCCGCGCCTGTCCGCGGACATGCCCGGGGTTGTCATGGTCGAGGCCTTCGCGCCCGGCCGCGAGCTGACGACCACCGTCATGGGCGACCGCGCGCTTGGGGTGACCGATATCGTGACCGATGGCTGGTACGACTACGACGCCAAGTACAAGGCGGGCGGGTCGCGCCACGTCTGCCCCGCCGAGATCCCCGCCGAGATCACCGAGGCCTGCCTCGACTACGCGCTGCGCGCGCATCGGGCGCTGGGGTGCCGGGGCGTATCGCGCACCGATTTTCGCTGGGACGAGGACAGGGGCCTGGCCGGGCTGATTCTGCTGGAGACCAACACCCAGCCGGGCATGACGCCGACCTCGCTGTCGCCCGAGCATGCGGGCCTGGTGGGCCTGACATTCGGCCAGTTCTGCGGATGGATGGTGGAGGACGCGTCGTGCGATCGCTGA
- a CDS encoding cell division protein FtsQ/DivIB gives MVEVNHDGPQMARLDPRVSRMRYRMERLMLTPLFRFTLRVGLPFALCFGGASLWFSTEANREAFNLMISDVQAAVQNRPEFQVKLMAVDGASVPVAQAIRAEIPVDFPISSFELDLTDMQARVAALDAVRSADLRIRQSGVLQVDVVERQPVVLWRAADGLFLLDEEGVTVGPAGSRMEHAELPVIAGDILRPEEAALLAARSATLSDADRRRAEALRLSMREVVSEALALYRAAEPLQGRLRGFERMGARRWDVVLDRDQRILLPESGAVRALEHVTALALAPHVKLLSRDLLAVDLRLPHRPTIRLSDDAMQEMWRVKASKAGGDQ, from the coding sequence ATGGTCGAGGTGAACCACGACGGGCCGCAGATGGCGCGGCTGGACCCGCGGGTCTCGCGCATGCGCTACCGGATGGAGCGGCTGATGCTGACGCCGCTGTTCCGCTTCACCCTGCGGGTCGGGCTGCCCTTCGCGCTGTGTTTCGGGGGCGCCTCGCTGTGGTTCTCGACCGAGGCCAACCGCGAGGCCTTCAACCTGATGATCAGCGACGTGCAGGCGGCGGTTCAGAACCGCCCCGAGTTCCAGGTCAAGCTGATGGCGGTCGATGGCGCCTCTGTGCCGGTTGCCCAGGCGATCCGGGCCGAGATCCCGGTCGATTTCCCGATCAGCTCTTTCGAACTGGACCTGACCGATATGCAGGCCCGGGTGGCGGCGCTGGACGCCGTCCGCTCGGCCGATCTGCGCATCCGGCAAAGCGGTGTCCTGCAGGTGGACGTGGTCGAGCGGCAACCGGTGGTTCTGTGGCGTGCCGCGGACGGGCTTTTCCTGCTGGACGAGGAGGGGGTCACCGTCGGACCGGCGGGCAGCCGCATGGAGCACGCCGAGCTGCCGGTCATCGCGGGCGACATCCTGCGCCCCGAGGAGGCGGCGCTTCTGGCGGCACGCTCCGCGACGCTGTCCGATGCGGACCGGCGGCGCGCCGAGGCGCTGCGGCTGAGCATGCGCGAGGTCGTTTCCGAGGCGCTGGCGCTGTATCGGGCGGCGGAACCCCTGCAGGGGCGGCTGCGCGGCTTCGAACGCATGGGCGCCCGGCGGTGGGATGTGGTGCTGGACCGGGACCAGCGCATCCTTCTGCCCGAGAGCGGCGCCGTGCGGGCGCTGGAGCATGTGACGGCGCTGGCTCTGGCGCCGCATGTCAAACTACTGTCGCGTGATCTGCTGGCGGTCGATCTTCGGCTGCCGCATCGCCCGACCATCAGATTGAGCGACGACGCCATGCAGGAGATGTGGCGCGTCAAGGCATCCAAAGCCGGTGGGGACCAATAA
- the ftsA gene encoding cell division protein FtsA has product MIELYESQRAMRNMRRAAMQRGVVAILDVGSSKIACLVLRFDGTDPSDDGIGSLAGQSGFRVIGAATTRSRGVRFGEIHSMGETERAIRTAVQAAQKMAGIRVDHVIAAFSGAEPRSYGLAGQVEVMGTTVDEQDVARVLSACDAPDFGHGREVLHAQPVNFALDHRSGLIDPRGQIGNELSCDMHMLTVDGQAIQNLAYCVKRCDLELAGLASSAYVSGISALVEDEQELGAACIDMGGGATGLSIFIKKHMIYADTVRMGGDHVTSDISMGLQVPMATAERIKTFYGGVVATGMDDREMIETGGETGDWEHDRRTVSRAELIGIMRPRVEEILEEVRVRLDAAGFDHLPSQQIVLTGAASQIPGLDGLASKILGQQVRLGRPLRVHGLPQAATGPGFASAVGLCLFAAHPQDEWWDFELPVDRLPARSLKRAVQWFRENW; this is encoded by the coding sequence ATGATCGAGCTGTACGAATCCCAAAGGGCCATGCGGAACATGCGCCGCGCCGCCATGCAGCGGGGTGTGGTTGCGATCCTCGACGTGGGCTCTTCGAAGATCGCCTGCCTCGTGCTGCGCTTCGACGGGACCGACCCCAGCGACGACGGCATCGGGTCGCTGGCCGGGCAGTCCGGCTTTCGGGTGATCGGTGCGGCGACGACGCGGTCGCGCGGCGTGCGCTTCGGCGAGATCCACTCGATGGGAGAGACCGAGCGCGCGATCCGCACCGCAGTGCAGGCGGCGCAGAAGATGGCCGGCATTCGTGTCGACCATGTCATCGCCGCCTTCTCGGGCGCCGAGCCGCGCAGCTACGGGCTGGCGGGGCAGGTCGAGGTCATGGGCACCACGGTGGACGAGCAGGACGTGGCTCGCGTGCTTTCCGCCTGCGATGCGCCGGATTTCGGCCATGGCCGCGAGGTGCTGCACGCGCAGCCGGTGAACTTCGCGCTGGACCACCGATCCGGCCTGATCGACCCTCGCGGGCAAATCGGCAACGAGCTATCCTGCGACATGCACATGCTGACCGTCGACGGGCAGGCGATCCAGAACCTCGCCTATTGCGTCAAGCGCTGCGATCTGGAACTGGCCGGTCTGGCGTCCTCCGCCTATGTCTCGGGCATCTCGGCGCTGGTCGAGGACGAGCAGGAACTGGGCGCGGCCTGCATCGACATGGGCGGCGGCGCGACCGGCCTGTCGATCTTCATCAAGAAGCACATGATCTATGCCGACACGGTGCGGATGGGGGGCGATCACGTCACCTCTGACATCTCCATGGGTCTTCAGGTGCCGATGGCCACCGCCGAGCGCATCAAGACCTTCTACGGCGGCGTCGTGGCCACCGGGATGGACGACCGCGAGATGATCGAGACCGGCGGCGAGACCGGCGATTGGGAACACGACCGCCGCACCGTCAGCCGTGCCGAGCTGATCGGCATCATGCGCCCGCGTGTCGAGGAGATCCTCGAAGAGGTGCGCGTGCGGCTGGATGCGGCGGGCTTCGACCATCTGCCCAGCCAGCAGATCGTGCTGACCGGTGCGGCCAGCCAGATTCCGGGGCTTGATGGCCTCGCTTCCAAGATCCTCGGCCAGCAGGTGCGCCTTGGCCGCCCGCTGCGCGTGCATGGCCTGCCTCAGGCGGCCACCGGGCCGGGCTTTGCCAGTGCGGTGGGGCTGTGCCTTTTCGCGGCGCATCCGCAGGACGAATGGTGGGACTTCGAACTGCCCGTTGACCGGCTGCCCGCGCGCAGCCTGAAGCGTGCCGTGCAGTGGTTCCGCGAGAACTGGTGA